A DNA window from Chelativorans sp. AA-79 contains the following coding sequences:
- a CDS encoding cupin domain-containing protein, which translates to MDRGLGALKKFNVIDTLEGHPPRTNFNVFRLDGRYNLRIARVEGRFPWHRHVNGDEGWLVLKGRLKIDVKDGPSLDLKPFEGTMIPMGMVHSPIALEDDTVVAVFNVDNFQHEYVEETPDLGAFGEHDVE; encoded by the coding sequence ATGGACCGAGGTCTCGGCGCACTCAAGAAATTCAATGTCATCGATACGCTGGAAGGACACCCTCCGCGCACAAACTTCAATGTCTTCCGCCTGGACGGCCGATACAATCTGCGCATCGCGCGGGTCGAGGGGCGGTTTCCCTGGCACCGGCATGTCAATGGAGACGAGGGTTGGCTGGTGCTCAAAGGCCGATTGAAGATCGACGTCAAGGACGGTCCCTCCCTGGACCTCAAGCCGTTCGAGGGCACCATGATCCCCATGGGTATGGTGCATTCTCCGATCGCCCTGGAGGACGACACGGTCGTGGCCGTCTTCAATGTCGATAACTTTCAGCACGAATATGTCGAGGAAACGCCGGACCTCGGCGCCTTCGGCGAACACGACGTCGAATGA
- a CDS encoding SGNH/GDSL hydrolase family protein produces the protein MKTILAFGDSLTWGTDAAAERRHAFADRWPNVLAAALGADVQVVAEGLGGRTTIYDDPDSVADKNGARALPILLGSHNPLDLVIIMLGANDLKPALCGRAEGAAKGIEQLVRIVKDYPYNWGAPAPEVLVVAPPHFEKKFDGSGPVGDRLITESRKLAELYRNVARKAAIGFFDVAPFARASGVDGVHLDAANTRAVGAALAPVVRELLSLAQK, from the coding sequence ATGAAGACCATCCTGGCATTTGGCGACAGCTTGACCTGGGGTACCGACGCCGCCGCGGAACGGCGGCATGCATTCGCCGATCGCTGGCCCAACGTTCTGGCCGCCGCGCTCGGCGCCGATGTTCAGGTCGTCGCGGAAGGGCTCGGGGGACGGACGACAATCTATGACGATCCCGATTCGGTCGCAGACAAGAACGGGGCGCGTGCACTGCCGATTCTGCTCGGCAGCCACAACCCGCTCGACCTGGTTATCATCATGCTGGGCGCAAACGATCTCAAACCCGCCCTGTGCGGGCGCGCCGAAGGTGCTGCAAAAGGCATCGAACAACTTGTCCGGATAGTAAAGGACTACCCGTACAACTGGGGTGCCCCGGCGCCAGAAGTGCTTGTCGTGGCGCCACCCCATTTCGAGAAAAAGTTCGACGGATCGGGACCAGTCGGAGATCGGCTCATCACCGAGTCTCGCAAGCTCGCGGAGCTTTATCGCAACGTTGCCCGCAAGGCGGCAATCGGCTTTTTCGATGTCGCGCCCTTCGCCAGGGCTTCCGGCGTCGATGGCGTGCATCTCGACGCGGCCAATACACGCGCGGTAGGCGCGGCACTGGCACCGGTCGTACGGGAGCTGCTGAGCCTCGCGCAGAAATAG
- a CDS encoding enolase C-terminal domain-like protein, which produces MNDTYSNGKDVIRITDVKLTTVQTRRRTGAISSHIVLQLSTDAGISGVGEISDLDCYRMYMPDPAAVKMGIEKVALGQNAFEIAALHERLLAYMPSYFRYANTYPPFTPASQIAAGVEMAFYDIVGKALGTPVYNLLGGRQRDRFEITYPVFQAKKKSDTERYLGYMDALVAEGVTRFRYYVGVNFEQDEDFLIAFRDRFGDKVQLKALDFQGHHHWKDVLRIYDRFRQYGFELLESPSWREDYEGMAELRKQVDVDISEHISSLAQAMRMIRADAVDVFNITIQSGGIYQAKKLFDLAEAAGLKSLISTTQEMSIGTAANAHLGAVVPQLHYAGDPVGPLLYIDDVVTEKLRYDGTQLIVPQGPGLGFEIDEDKLSALEAGLVEWDRPAHGANYVSD; this is translated from the coding sequence ATGAACGACACCTATTCCAACGGAAAAGACGTTATCCGGATCACCGATGTGAAACTGACGACGGTGCAGACGCGACGCCGCACCGGCGCCATCAGTTCCCATATCGTTCTTCAGCTCTCGACGGATGCCGGGATCTCCGGCGTCGGCGAAATCTCCGATCTCGATTGCTATCGCATGTACATGCCCGATCCCGCCGCGGTGAAGATGGGAATCGAAAAGGTCGCGCTCGGGCAGAATGCATTCGAAATCGCCGCCCTCCATGAGCGGCTGCTGGCCTACATGCCTTCCTATTTCCGCTACGCGAACACCTATCCGCCCTTTACGCCGGCCTCCCAGATCGCCGCCGGCGTCGAGATGGCGTTCTACGATATCGTCGGCAAGGCGCTCGGCACGCCGGTCTACAATCTCCTGGGCGGCCGTCAGCGCGATCGCTTCGAGATCACCTATCCCGTGTTCCAGGCCAAGAAGAAAAGCGATACCGAACGCTATCTCGGCTACATGGATGCGCTCGTGGCCGAAGGGGTGACCCGGTTCCGCTACTATGTGGGCGTCAATTTCGAACAGGACGAGGATTTCCTCATCGCGTTCCGTGACAGGTTCGGCGACAAGGTCCAGCTCAAGGCGCTCGATTTCCAGGGTCACCACCACTGGAAGGATGTGCTGCGCATTTACGATCGGTTCCGCCAATACGGTTTCGAGCTTCTGGAAAGCCCGAGCTGGCGCGAGGACTACGAGGGCATGGCCGAATTGCGCAAGCAGGTCGATGTCGACATTTCCGAGCACATCTCTAGCCTCGCTCAGGCCATGCGCATGATCCGGGCCGACGCGGTCGACGTCTTCAATATCACCATCCAGTCCGGTGGCATCTATCAGGCCAAGAAGCTCTTCGACCTGGCCGAGGCCGCGGGGCTCAAATCACTCATCAGCACGACCCAGGAGATGAGCATCGGCACCGCCGCCAACGCGCATCTGGGCGCCGTCGTCCCGCAACTGCACTATGCGGGCGATCCTGTGGGGCCGCTGCTTTACATCGACGACGTCGTCACCGAGAAGCTGCGCTACGACGGCACGCAGCTGATTGTGCCGCAGGGCCCGGGTCTCGGTTTCGAGATCGACGAGGACAAGCTCTCCGCGCTCGAGGCAGGCCTGGTCGAGTGGGACCGCCCGGCCCACGGCGCGAACTACGTCTCGGACTAA
- a CDS encoding FadR/GntR family transcriptional regulator, with translation MSSDELSSPVKSGMSGSLSDRVYEKIYQNITLGEWPLGTRLPTEVELATAYGVSRPVVREALLRLRIDGIIESRQGAGTRVINMPNRSVLEFAEPGSIADLQRCYEFRVGVEGEAAYLAALRHSAERIADIELAHKRMQEAMSEADAFGGEEDINFHLAVARATENSYYIATIESATKAIMVGIKIARTLSRWTNEERITNAVAEHARLLEIIKSGDADRARSAMRAHIEGARERVFLGR, from the coding sequence ATGAGCAGCGACGAGCTGTCCTCGCCCGTCAAATCCGGCATGTCGGGCTCTCTGAGCGATCGTGTGTATGAAAAGATTTATCAGAACATCACCCTTGGCGAGTGGCCGCTGGGAACACGGCTGCCGACCGAAGTGGAGCTGGCGACGGCTTACGGCGTGTCCCGACCAGTCGTGCGCGAGGCTCTCCTGAGGCTGCGCATCGACGGAATTATCGAGTCGCGTCAGGGCGCGGGTACGCGCGTCATCAACATGCCCAACCGCTCGGTCCTCGAATTCGCCGAACCGGGCAGCATCGCCGATCTTCAGCGCTGCTATGAGTTCCGTGTGGGAGTCGAGGGTGAGGCCGCCTATCTGGCCGCCCTACGCCATTCAGCCGAACGGATCGCCGATATCGAACTGGCCCATAAGCGAATGCAGGAGGCCATGTCCGAAGCCGATGCCTTCGGCGGGGAAGAAGATATCAACTTCCATCTCGCCGTCGCCCGGGCGACGGAAAACTCGTATTACATCGCCACCATCGAGTCCGCGACCAAGGCCATCATGGTCGGCATCAAGATCGCCCGTACGCTCTCGCGCTGGACGAACGAGGAACGCATCACCAATGCCGTGGCCGAGCACGCACGGCTGCTGGAGATCATCAAGTCCGGCGATGCGGATCGGGCACGCTCTGCCATGCGCGCCCACATCGAAGGGGCGCGGGAACGGGTCTTCCTGGGCCGGTGA
- a CDS encoding tripartite tricarboxylate transporter substrate binding protein: protein MTRFWKAGLLAAGLLMPGTALAQVDYPVDTVRVFVPANPGGGTDAGARLFAEFFQKHSDASIAIVNQPAGGGVVAAQSVAEGASDGSVLFFFHAALHTANLFGQSPFSWESFTPLATTSEINEVYAVREDAPFDTVDELIAYAKEHPGELNIGSQLGGTTQVKGEALNQAAGGKMRIVDAGTESDRITALLGGQVDVISMSVANAKQYAEDGQMVVLALMNENPDPAAPEFPTTVSQGIDFSLPLVMTVYGPGEVDQAVVDAFDQIVAEIEADPEFAEALAKQSQAPALRGPEAAAEFLAREYKTIAGLLGK from the coding sequence ATGACCCGATTCTGGAAAGCTGGACTGCTCGCAGCCGGCCTGTTGATGCCCGGCACCGCCTTGGCGCAGGTCGATTATCCCGTCGACACCGTGCGCGTATTCGTGCCCGCAAACCCGGGCGGAGGCACCGACGCCGGCGCCCGGCTTTTCGCCGAGTTCTTCCAGAAGCACTCGGACGCCTCGATAGCCATCGTCAACCAGCCTGCGGGTGGTGGGGTCGTCGCGGCCCAGTCGGTTGCGGAGGGCGCAAGCGATGGAAGCGTGCTGTTCTTCTTTCACGCCGCCCTCCACACGGCCAATCTCTTCGGCCAGTCGCCATTCTCCTGGGAATCGTTCACTCCGCTGGCGACGACCTCCGAGATCAACGAGGTCTATGCCGTGCGTGAGGACGCGCCGTTCGACACGGTCGATGAATTGATCGCCTATGCGAAGGAGCATCCGGGCGAGCTCAATATCGGCTCGCAGTTGGGCGGGACGACGCAGGTCAAGGGTGAAGCACTCAACCAGGCTGCCGGCGGCAAGATGCGGATCGTCGATGCGGGGACCGAGTCCGACCGCATCACCGCCCTACTCGGCGGTCAGGTGGACGTCATCTCCATGAGTGTCGCGAACGCCAAGCAATATGCCGAAGACGGGCAGATGGTCGTCCTCGCGCTGATGAACGAAAACCCGGATCCGGCCGCCCCGGAATTCCCGACCACCGTTTCCCAGGGTATCGACTTCTCGCTCCCGCTGGTGATGACGGTTTACGGGCCCGGCGAGGTCGATCAGGCCGTGGTCGATGCCTTCGACCAGATCGTCGCCGAGATCGAGGCCGATCCCGAATTTGCCGAGGCGCTGGCGAAGCAAAGCCAGGCTCCAGCTCTGCGCGGACCCGAGGCGGCGGCCGAATTCCTTGCCCGCGAGTAC
- a CDS encoding LacI family DNA-binding transcriptional regulator, with product MKDNGRKKATIYDLSVLAGSSPSTVSAVLNGTWRKRRIRESTAEFIRQLADQHQYTANRQAQGLRNSRSGLVGLMLPVYDNRYFSSMAQTFEAHVRSKGGCPVVVSASRDPQEERRTAETLISYSVDELFICGATDPDGVHEVCEQAGLRHINIDLPGSRVPSVISDNYAGGRLLAEAVIRHFSPERPLKPGDFYLFGGRDDDASRERVRGFRAVKRELLGGDPDECIQPTGYSPNNTRAAFEAFYEREGRLPRALFVNSTINFEGFLRFMAGHPHETFSDIVVGCYDYDPFASFLPFPVIMIRQDIDGMLTKAFALMEEAHPAPEIHLVLPELVEPRSAVPGPLDALKDID from the coding sequence ATGAAGGACAACGGCAGGAAGAAGGCGACGATCTACGATCTCTCCGTACTGGCGGGCAGTTCGCCTTCCACCGTAAGCGCCGTGTTGAACGGCACCTGGCGCAAGCGACGCATAAGGGAGAGCACGGCCGAGTTCATCCGCCAGCTGGCAGACCAGCACCAATATACGGCAAACCGCCAGGCGCAGGGCCTGAGAAACTCACGATCCGGCCTGGTGGGCCTGATGCTGCCTGTTTACGACAACCGCTATTTCTCTTCCATGGCGCAGACATTCGAAGCGCATGTGAGGAGCAAAGGAGGATGTCCGGTCGTCGTCAGCGCCAGCCGCGATCCGCAGGAGGAGCGCAGAACGGCCGAGACGCTGATCTCCTACTCGGTCGATGAGCTCTTCATCTGCGGCGCAACCGATCCGGACGGTGTGCATGAGGTCTGCGAGCAGGCCGGATTGAGGCATATCAATATCGACTTGCCCGGCAGCCGGGTCCCCTCGGTCATCAGCGACAACTACGCAGGCGGGCGCCTGCTGGCCGAGGCGGTCATCCGGCATTTCTCCCCGGAGCGTCCCTTGAAACCGGGCGATTTCTACCTGTTCGGCGGGCGTGATGACGATGCCAGCCGAGAGCGCGTCAGGGGGTTTCGTGCCGTCAAGCGCGAACTGCTTGGCGGCGATCCGGACGAGTGCATCCAGCCCACGGGCTACTCGCCCAACAATACAAGGGCTGCCTTCGAGGCCTTCTACGAGCGCGAGGGGAGGCTGCCCCGGGCGCTCTTCGTCAACTCGACGATCAATTTCGAGGGCTTCCTTCGTTTCATGGCCGGCCATCCCCACGAAACCTTTTCCGACATCGTGGTCGGCTGCTACGATTACGATCCTTTCGCATCCTTTCTTCCATTTCCCGTCATCATGATCCGACAGGACATCGACGGCATGCTGACCAAGGCGTTCGCACTGATGGAAGAGGCGCATCCGGCACCCGAGATACATCTTGTCCTCCCGGAGCTCGTCGAGCCGCGATCGGCGGTACCCGGACCGCTCGATGCGCTGAAGGACATTGATTGA